DNA from Ziziphus jujuba cultivar Dongzao chromosome 2, ASM3175591v1:
TACCAGTGTATGTCCATCCATGTGTTCTTTTCCCCTACCCAAGTATTTATGggtgtttttctttcttcttcttcttcttctttttgctattattattatttttttaaaattttttgttagaTGCTTTTCTATGTTTTCCCCCAATTAATGCAATGCTTTGGTGCAATTCATTTCTTGGTAAAAGCagttaaggattttttttttcaacaatctGCCTCTTCTTGTGTTCCTTTCCATGAGACCTGGTCTTTTGTATGACAACAGTTCTAACTAAATCTCCATTGTTTCCAGCTGTTGCGGATGTCTTAATTGATGCGGCATCGGTTCTAGGTGGTGATTCAACACTTAAAATTCTTTACATGAAGCTTTTTGAGGTATGTGGTGACTTATTTGATGCTGTAACAATTCTTGTCAATTTGGTGACTTTTTGtaggaaaaattatttttatagtataatgattaattatatatatatccagaGCAAGGCTAATTGTTGGCATTGATAGTTCTTAAGTTACCGTTTTCGCTAAGGTGGGCTTTGCAATTCATGTCTTTAACATGGTTTTTATTAACTACAAATGAGCTTTGAATTCGACTTAAATAGTATGAATGTTCTctggcattgattataaaaattaatatgttggTCAACATATTCTACTAACAAGTTTATGTTCTTTTGCTTTGGAAATATCATAGATGAACTCTGATATGTAAGGAATTTGATTTACCATCAAGCCTTCATTTTGTCCTTTACTTACCAgcatgttcctttttttttttttttttttttttttccttcttttttccaatttttttgtcaACAATCTTCATGTTGGATGCTAAGATAACTTCATAATCATGTTTTTGGGAATACTTATCCTCAGTCCTTGAAGATTGGATCTATTGGGGTTTCCCTTTGATGGATCTCTTCAATTCTTTATTGACAATTTGGGGTTATCTGTGTTATGGatcttaaaaaatttcttaCACATTGTGGTGGAAGGTCTTGAAGATTCACTAGGCAGGTTACctataaggaaattaatttgatGCCTGAAAATCAATCAATCTAAACAAGACATGATagcaaataaaatatgtaacaaGACATGGGAGTAATTATAACACTCTTGACTTCCAATTGGCAGATTGGTAATCCACATACTGGACATGTAAAATGTATCTTTTGGCTTTAGATTTTTCACTCAGTTGTGGAAGATAATGATAGTTAAATTGCCACACATGATATATAAGGTGGATTAAAGTGGAagagtttttgaaattttttatcattggtTGTATTGTCTAAAGCAGTGAAGAAAAAAATAGGTCTTTTCATTTTCTGAATCTTTTTTTCTGCAGTGTTCTTGCCTCTAATTggatgtgcagttttttttattttagttatttatttatttatttattttctatttttatttatgcaagGATCATCTTGTTATCCCTTGCTATCGTTTAacgttattttatatatttaaggcTGTGGGTAGGTATCAGAATGATGGACAAAATGAATGGCGTCTGGCCGAGGCTGCTTTGTTTTGCATCCGTGCTATATCAAATTATGTCTCAATTGTTGAAGCTGAAGTAATGCCCCAGGTGTGATGTCATTCAGAAACTTCATGCATGTGTCTTTGTTGTTTACCGGTGTCCTGCATGATATGCTAGTTAGAAGTTGTTTGTGGAAATGAATATAGATGGTCATTTTGTCGTTGAAATGCTTAGTTACTTCATGGCTAACTTGTTGTGCAGTTTTGCCGCAGTCTATGCATGGTTGTTGTCCTGCTGAAGTTCTAAccgcttttattttttatgcttttaataTTGCACGTGGAGAATTGTGAAATCCCTTGCATGTTGTCTGGCTCGAGTACTTCAGTATTTTTATGATTCATGCGGAAAATGGTTTTTCTTCATGCTTGATCTGCATATTTGAACGCAATTAGTGATTTATAGTTTGATTGACTGCTTTCAGGCTTTCTTTAAATTGCCTATTTTTAAGTGACTTaccactattattatttatttatttatttattttttgcgttGTTTGATATGTACAGGTTATGACTTTACTTCCAAAACTTACTCAACATCCCCAGCTACTTCAGACaggtaatttgttttttaaggtttacaagttaatttttcctctttttacttatttattttattcccaTCCTTCTATTGATCCGTGGCTTAAAGGGAGACAAGATTTTCTGAACACGTTGAGGAGATGATGAACAAACAATATTGCAGCATGGCGCTGCTACCACATGGGATCTTCTAAatgaaaattctaatttttctgTTGTTTCTTTCTGCACTACATGACTCatgtatgttaaaatttcaGTGTGCTTAACGATTGGAGCATATTCAAAGTGGCTTGATTCTGCACCCAATGGACCTTCTATTCTGCCTTCAGTCATAGAGATCCTCATGAGTGGCATGGGTACATCAGAGGATTCTGCAGCGGCTGCAGCTCTAGCTTTTAGACACATCTGTGATGGTACATGATCTcttttgtttatgaaaaatgatatTTCTGTTTTAGTTCATCTGGTTAAggagcaataaaaataaataactataaatttaaagTTTCCAGGTGTCCATTGATTACATATGAGTTATTTTCTATTGTAATGACAGCACAAATCATTCATATAGCTCTTCCAATTactgttttccttttttgcaACCCTTAATATATTACatgaaaaatggaaagaaagtAAACTTATTTGAACTTTAGTATTTAAGGTACATTATCTACCACATGTTGTCTTCAATTGTTATCATTCTTTGTTTGAGTCATTCTATGATGTTTTTATTACATTTGTAATGCTTCTTGTGACTTTGACTTTCCTGTCTGTGTATGTCATTGCGATTTTTGGTTCCTTAGTCATGGGAATCACCAGATAATTTTTCTCCAcccctttcttctcttttttctccCCTGGACACCCTTATGATTGCcttttgaattatatattacatgCTAAATGTAGATTGCCGGAAAAAGCTTTGTGGATATGTGGAAGGGCTCTTTCATATATATCGTATAGCAGTGAATGGAGAAGGTGGTTTTAAAGTCTCTGCAGAGGACTCATTGCATCTTGTTGAAGCATTGAGGTAAAAATTTACTAGAATGAAGTGCATTGCATGATGAACTAAAGTTTTGGGCTAAGTTGTTGGTCTGAGTATCGTTGAATATCTTTTTCAGCATGGTTATTACAGAACTTCCAATAGACCATGCTAAGAGGCCTCTGGAGGAGTTATGCTTGCCAGTTGTTTCTCCTTTACAGGTTTGTTACATTCCTTGTGTGTGCCAATGGCCACTCCTTTATGGATGATGATACTGATTTAATGATTTGGAACCAGGAAATTGTCAACCAAGGCCCAGaagtaataaataagaaaactgCACGTGAGCTAACAGTACACATTGATCGGTTTGCATACATTTTTAGGTTTGATCAATATCCTGTTGTAATTtcctttattttactttatcttCCTAACTTTTCATAACATCCGAGTCAAATCAACTTTTAGATATGTATGTCACCCTGAAGCTGTGGCAGATGCAATTCAGAAGTTATGGCCAATTTTTAAAGCCATCTTTGATCTGTAAGTACTGATAAACTGTTTCTTGGTTCTGGGTAACTTATATCTTTGTTGATATACCTTGATCTCTTGTTATTCTAATTTATATTGCTAATGGTTTTGTGTAGTCGTGCTTGGGACATGCGGACAATGGAGTCTCTCTGCCGAGCTTGTAAATATGCTGTGAGTTTGCTGAATTTTATTAATCTCTATGCtatcaaaacaatttttttaaaaatactattttaagaatttgtagtatataatatttttaatttaattcttaatttaattCATGATACTTATAAGCAACAAATCTGTGTCATGTAATAATTTAGGGTTCTCTAAATGCCCATCGTGTTCATCTCTTTATCATTTTGCTAATTCTTTTCATCTGGATCTTGAttctatatttgattttatgctTGCCGCATTGTCAAGCTGTGACGTTTTTTGTTGCCTGAATTGTATGGATAGACTGAATTGCACTATGATTATCTTGTTAACTTATAATTCCAGGTAATTGTGATTTCTTAGGTGAGAACTTCTGGGAGATACATGGGAATTACAATTGGAGCTATGCTAGAAGAGATCCAAGGCCTATATAAACAGCATCATCAACCATGCTTTCTTTACCTATCTAGTGAAGTTATAAAGGTATTGAAATTTCACTCTTTTAGTGCTAGTTGTTTTTATAGCAATTGATGTTTAATTCTAATTTGGTACATCCTGGGCTGCAGATATTTGGTTCTGATCCATCATgtgcaaattatttaaaaagtttgATTGAAACACTATTCATGCAAACGACCCATCTTCTTACGAATATTCAGGTAAGAATTTACTGAGTGTTGTACTGCATTCTCTTCTGATCTCCAATATATCTGTTGAATCTTCGGTCATGTTTACATTTCCTGCAGGAATTTACTGCCAGACCAGATATAGCTGATGATTGTTTTTTGTTGGCATCAAGATGCATTCGTTATTGTCCTCATTTGTTCATTCCATCTGCAATATTTCCATCATTAGTAGATTGCTCAATGATTGGGGTCACAGTGCAGCACAGGCATGCTTCTTTCGaactttctttctattttacAGAGGCTTTTTGGCTGTGAAGGAAGAAAAACATAATACCAGGGGACTGATATTTGTagcattggattttttttttttttttttttttttttggcccttttgcTTTCAGAGAAGCCTCAAATTCAATATTGACCTTCTTATCCGATATCTTCGATGTTGCAAACTCTAGCAAGGGAGAACAGTACTTGCCTATAAGAAACGCTGTCATAATTCCTCGAGGACTTACCATCACAAGAATTTTGATTGCTTCATTAACTGGAGCACTTCCAAGTTCTCGACTAGAACAGGTTAGCTAATCTCTGTTCTATTCCCAACCTTTTGTCGCTACCATATTCATATGCATATCCAGAATTTCATAGATTCCCTTTTTCCCAGGTAACTTACACACTACTAGCGCTTACTCGAGCATATGGGGCACAAGCAGTGGAGTGGGCAAACCAAAGTGTTTCTTTAATTCCATCAACAGCGGTCACAGAAAACGAGCGATCAAGATTTCTGACAGCATTGTCAGATGCTGCTTCTGGGGTTAATATCAACGCCTTGACAGTTCCAATCGAAGAACTATCAGATGTTTGCCGGCGCAACCGAACAGTCCAGGAGATTGTTCAAGGAGCGTTGAGGCCACTCGAGTTGAATATTACAGCACCATCTGTATCATAAGGAAGACTAGAGTGAGGGGCCATTTTACTAGGCCTCACCTCTCCGGTAAAATCAATCTTACGAGATTGTGTATTAGCCTTTTAACTCTATTCAATTTTTTCTGGGGGTTCTCCTTTGTATTTACTATGATTCTCCAATTTTTAAGGAGAATCAAATGCCATTTCATATTGGTTGATGAGAGAGATGGAAGAATTGTTGTATCTAAATGTTGTTGAGTTGTTGGGATCTCGAGTGGggttgtcattttcatttttcttgggGGTTAGATCAAAATGGTGGTATAGAGATGTAGATGAATGTAATGAAAGAATTTTAGGCATTGTTAGGAGTGTTTCATTCCTCAAATAGTTttgaaatcttaaaaaaaaaagaaaaaggcattgGTGGAAATTTTTGCATTCATTTTGGTTCTTATATTAATTGTTTCAAACAGTTTGTGTTTATGTATGAATATGATCCTGATTATATAATATTAGCAGAGCATGACCAGCgatgaaaaatcatcaaaaaggATGAACTTGTGAAATatgttaaaacaatttttttttctttgttattttgtttacaTTCTGGAATTAAAACTCTTAATTGGTGTTGAAGGAAAattgagaaacaaaaaatagtaattCTTTCTACGGTTTTGTGGGCTCTGATCacgtttttattttatctaataaaaatgttatttataatgCAGAATAAAAGCAATTTTACACTTCTACAAGCCTCTTCTTCTAAGTTCTATGGTTTACAAATTTATATGAGAATGGAATATGACAATTTGTAAAATACTGCAGTGGGTGTCACCCATGCCTTATGAATTAGTTCTACACTCTGTTTTattaagagaaattttttttttttttttttttttggggaatgcAAAAATAGCTATATATAATCTCACAAGTATCTAAATTATCAAAACATCCCATCCAACTTCTCAATTTTGttctaaaaaatttgatttttaatatcttCTTGAACATCCACCCGTtgtccaaaaatcataaaatcaagcAGTCATCCTATCGAACACCAATGATCTGCTGGTGATGGCCATAGGATCTCTAGCAAAATTCCAATTATTCTTCGGTGCCAatccttttggtttttttttttttttttaataaacttttgcgattgtttgaatttattatttttttattaaggtgTGCTTGGCTCTTTTACTAGCTTAGATTTAATCCCCATTTAGATAAACAATTGCTTCTCTGTAGATAAAAACAAATcgaaataattttttgatgattttgtgAGATAGGTTTTTGAGCTTTCGTAGAGATATTAATGGGTGTTTGATTCTCAttttcagagagagagagagagaggtggctGGTGGTGAATGTGAAATGCAGATTAGAGCAACACTCCAGTCAACTGAGAGCAATCGGCCATCATTGGTGACCTTCACACACCGGTAGCCATAACCATATTGGGCCAGAGttcattttaagaaaaaattgaaaacttttagtttcatatatatatatatatatatatatatgagaaaaatttgATATCAACGGTATCGAAAAACCACTAATAATCTATTGGAGGTCCGATAGCAGCCTCTAGCATATTGGCGTTCCTCTAgtacatagttttttttttttttttttttaaaccagtTACCTAATGTGATTTGAAGTTgcattcttattaatattcttattaatatagatagaaatattcaatcattaaaattaattttttataaatataaataaaaatacttaatcattaaaattaatCCGTTTCGTCACCTCTAGTATACCTGCCAATTAGTGTTCGTAGGTTGTGTTCGTGTCaatccgtttaataatcgtgtcaaaaatgcctaatctgaacacgatccatttattaatcgtgtaaggtacctaaaacactaacccgacctgtttataaacaggtcaacaagacacgacccgtttaacatgattattttaacgggtcgtgttgacctattaacccgttaatctgaaattaacctattaaccagAAAACTAACTTATTAACCCGTtaatccgaaaattaacctattaatccaatttttttttttattttttcatttttatgtttttgttttattaaagatgtattttttatttttaaaaaattagtaatagaaaattatttttataaaatttttaatttagaatatttttttagttattaaatattatattagtgataaaatattaatttaaaattaaatttaaacggGTTTtaataggtgtataatcgtgtcaggttgaaactgacacgtttaataaatggatcgtaacgggtcaatttcgaattaaacaggtcaacccaaaaatgacacgattaataatcgtgttaaacgggttgacccgattataacccgaacccatttataataaactcaaACCCATTTATTTTGTGTCGTTTTCGAATCGTGTCGCGGTATCATGATTCAAATTGCCAGATCTAACCTCTAGTATATGATTGTGTTTGGAAGAGAAGACATTAAAAGAATATtgaaagttaaatttttttttttaagctaaaaataggaaagaaaaaaaaattaatagggaTATTgttgtaataaaattttttagcaGCGCATAGaattagttttatattataattagaatttctcttttattaatttgtaaatggGTTAAATagaacatatttttattttccaacttTTACTTTGTTAAGTCAattttttcaacattttttttttttttgatttcgTCAATTTTTTCAAcatgataatattaaaataaataaaatactttaaTTGCTATTTTGCAGCGATAAAAAACCATACACGTATTTGATTCTATCATCTTACTTGTGTCATTGTGACTTGTAGCATTGATGTGATGATGCCAATGGAGACGGAGAGTGAAATCGACGATCAGAAAAGGCGCGTTGCTAAAAGGCATTCGAAACCAATAATTCACATTTCCATCATTCAATGAATTTGCTACCAATTTGGTTTTTGCATCCATGGACGACCACCAATATTGCCACCCGACCAGCCAccactctctgtctctctctatgTGTATACTACGATGTAGAAATGTAAAGCTTTTTTGGCTCTTCGTCCCGTTCCTAACAGTCCTAATGCGCGTGAGCGCGTGGTGTGTTGTTCAGAGCtcgaacaaaataataaacaatcatgGTTTTTTCAACATCTTCTTCCCAGAAGAAAGGCCTTCATGCCCTCCTTGCCTCCAAACTCAGTAAGCTCACCatcccatcttcttcttcttcttcatctcagAATTCCACTTCCCAAGACTTCGATTTCTCTGAAGTGTTTGGCCCATCTACCCCAACCCCACATTCCCATCTCCATCCCAAACCCATTGATCATTCCACATCATCGTCAACAACAACATCATGTACGGTTGTTCATGGGGACGCACAACCTTTAGTAATTCACAACCGGTCCCACTCCTTTGTGGGTCCCTCTCCTCGCTTAGCTACCACCTTTcactctccttcttcttctctgcCTTTTACAACAACCCATGAATTTGATTCCCAAAGTGAAGAAGATGAATTGGAAACTGAGGATGGGAATGGAGATGGTGGTTGTGGTGTTGTTAATGATGGGGAATTGTTGGGGAAGAGTCAGATTGTTGCGGAGAGTGGTGTGGGTAAGATTGGGCCTGGTGATTTTGAGATCCTGAGAGTTGTGGGTAGAGGTGCGTTTGGGAAGGTGTTTCTGGTGAGAAAGAAAAGCAATAATTGTTTTGATGGTGGAGATGGGATCTATGCCATGAAAGTGATGAGGAAGGACACCATTATAAAGAAGAATCATGTGGATTATATGAGGGGTGAGAGAGACATTCTCACCAAAGTTGTGCATCCCTTTGTTGTTCAGCTCCGCTATTCATTCCAGGTGCAAACCCAAGTTTCAGTTTTGATTTTGGATTCAGTTCATTCTGACggttgttttgttttgtatatATGGCAGTTGTTGCCATTTCAATTTAACAGTTAATAAgtaagcaaaataaattaataaccttTATGAATCAAAGTCAACTCTTTTGTGGGAAAAACCTTGATTTAGAAAGTGGTTTGTTCATTCTTTGTTGATCAGCTTTGGGATCAAAGTCAACTCTTTTGTGGGAAAAACCTTGATTTAGAAAGTGGTTTGTTCATTCTTTGTTGATCAGCTTTGGGATCAAAGTCAactcttttgaaggaaaaacCTTGATATAGAAAGTGCTTTGTTCATTCTTTGTTGATCAGCTTTGGGATTCTTTCCGAGTTATGAGAACTTTTGGAGTGTATATGAACTATTTTGTTTTGAGTTTCCACTGTATGTTGGTATGAACTTATTTTATTGTTTGGTCTGATTTTGCAGACCAAGTTTAAGCTTTATTTGATCCTGGATTTTATTAATGGAGGACATCTTTTCTTTCATCTGTATCGGCAGGGCCTCTTCAGGTACTTAGATTTTTAGaatctttgaaatttgaatGTTGGTGTATATTATCCTGTTTTAATTCTGTGTTTCTGGTATGTCTTTGAGTAGTGAGGATCAGGCAAGGTTATATACTGCTGAGATAGTATCTGCAGTTTCACATCTTCACAAGCACGGGATCGTGCATCGGGATCTTAAACCTGAAAATATTCTTATGGATGCAGATGGGCATGTAATGATCATGCCCTTTCACTCAGTTCTGTTTTAGAAAAATGCATGGAAAAGGATGATATGTCCTTcactttttctatatatatttatattgttacAATTTGTTTCATTCCTGTATTTTGTACTTGTCATACAGGTTATGCTAACAGATTTTGGACTAGCGAAGGAAATTGATGATTCAAGCAGGTCAAATTCAATGTGTGGGACCACAGAATACATGGCTCCAGAAATCTTGCTGTCTAAAGGCCACAACAAGGATGCAGACTGGTGGAGCGTAGGAATACTCTTGTATGAGATGCTAAATGGGCAGGTAAATATCATGGAAGCATCCTATACTTAGATTCTAGGTTTTTACTCTTTTTGGCTTTTTAGGGGATATAATTGTGAAATGTAACATTGCAGAtcctttttttctccttttttttttttttttgcttcaataATTGGTACGCTAATTGGTGAATACCTGTACAGAAGGTCGGAACTCTGCCCATTACTTGAGGATTTCTTTTTAAGGTGTACTTTTCTACTTTTTTAGGAATGATAATGGTTAAACAAAACTTGTCCAACGATTGAAAGTAATTATTCTGGTGGAGAAAGAGCTTTTTCCCAGATGGTTTGCCTGTTGTCTGGTTAATTATCATTGGCTGTTGAAATCATGATTACTTGAAAGGGTGGCCTTTTTTGCTTCTTGGAGCAAAAggggttaaaaaataaattattggatCCATGCTTCAACTGAATGATTTAATAGTGAAGTTTATTTTCTCTTAGTACTTAGGGACAATGAAGGTTAAACGCCTATGGTGCTTATGATAATAGAATTGAACTTACTCTGGAAGTACGCTTGTACCACAGATAGTGCAGTGGTGATTTTTGTTTCATGAATGTATTTAATCTGTTCTCTCAAACTTGATTATTGTGGTGTCACTTGAGTTATGGACAGCCAGTTTGTTCttattgaacttaattttttcctttctcaacCCCATGTCTCTTCTGTTATTGAGATCCTGAGAGACCCAATGTctcttttaatcaatttgtttGCTTCCATTAATACtttgtttttaagaaaaacattTCTTTT
Protein-coding regions in this window:
- the LOC107418534 gene encoding transportin MOS14 isoform X2, whose amino-acid sequence is MTMHPEYIPGFLELLTVLPEEVYNYKIAARPERRRQFEKELTSQMEVALNILTACLNFNELKEQVLEAFASWLRLKHGIPGSVLASHPLVLTALSSLNSEILSEAAVNVISELIHYTVAGSSGGFSVQMPLIQVIVPQVMSLKAQLRDASKDEEDVKAIARLFADMGDSYVELIATGSDESMLIVHALLEVASHPEYDIASMTFNFWHSLQVNLTKRDSYISLGNESSIEAERNRRLQIFRPAYESLVSLVSFRVQYPQDFQDLSYEDLKEFKHTRYAVADVLIDAASVLGGDSTLKILYMKLFEAVGRYQNDGQNEWRLAEAALFCIRAISNYVSIVEAEVMPQVMTLLPKLTQHPQLLQTVCLTIGAYSKWLDSAPNGPSILPSVIEILMSGMGTSEDSAAAAALAFRHICDDCRKKLCGYVEGLFHIYRIAVNGEGGFKVSAEDSLHLVEALSMVITELPIDHAKRPLEELCLPVVSPLQEIVNQGPEVINKKTARELTVHIDRFAYIFRYVCHPEAVADAIQKLWPIFKAIFDLRAWDMRTMESLCRACKYAVRTSGRYMGITIGAMLEEIQGLYKQHHQPCFLYLSSEVIKIFGSDPSCANYLKSLIETLFMQTTHLLTNIQEFTARPDIADDCFLLASRCIRYCPHLFIPSAIFPSLVDCSMIGVTVQHREASNSILTFLSDIFDVANSSKGEQYLPIRNAVIIPRGLTITRILIASLTGALPSSRLEQVTYTLLALTRAYGAQAVEWANQSVSLIPSTAVTENERSRFLTALSDAASGVNINALTVPIEELSDVCRRNRTVQEIVQGALRPLELNITAPSVS
- the LOC107418535 gene encoding serine/threonine-protein kinase AtPK1/AtPK6; the protein is MVFSTSSSQKKGLHALLASKLSKLTIPSSSSSSSQNSTSQDFDFSEVFGPSTPTPHSHLHPKPIDHSTSSSTTTSCTVVHGDAQPLVIHNRSHSFVGPSPRLATTFHSPSSSLPFTTTHEFDSQSEEDELETEDGNGDGGCGVVNDGELLGKSQIVAESGVGKIGPGDFEILRVVGRGAFGKVFLVRKKSNNCFDGGDGIYAMKVMRKDTIIKKNHVDYMRGERDILTKVVHPFVVQLRYSFQTKFKLYLILDFINGGHLFFHLYRQGLFSEDQARLYTAEIVSAVSHLHKHGIVHRDLKPENILMDADGHVMLTDFGLAKEIDDSSRSNSMCGTTEYMAPEILLSKGHNKDADWWSVGILLYEMLNGQPPFTHANRKKLQEKIIKEKVKLPSYLSTEAHSLLKGLLQKEPSRRLGSGPTGGDEIKSHRWFRVINWKKLEARELLPMFKPEVSGKDCTANFDKCWTTMPPDDSPAPTPTAGEHFQGYTYEAPNPWLSSQQTEGFHIRKTRENQDEGSPM
- the LOC107418534 gene encoding transportin MOS14 isoform X1 gives rise to the protein MSELQTQSSFIGVQSMAYHKAVKEALNALYHHPDDAVRVDADRWLQEFQGYLDAWQVADDLLHDPTSNLETLIFCSQTLRSKVQRYFEELPSTAFRPLRDSLNNLLRKFHKGPPKVRTQISIAVAALAVHVPAEDWGDGGIVNWLRDEMTMHPEYIPGFLELLTVLPEEVYNYKIAARPERRRQFEKELTSQMEVALNILTACLNFNELKEQVLEAFASWLRLKHGIPGSVLASHPLVLTALSSLNSEILSEAAVNVISELIHYTVAGSSGGFSVQMPLIQVIVPQVMSLKAQLRDASKDEEDVKAIARLFADMGDSYVELIATGSDESMLIVHALLEVASHPEYDIASMTFNFWHSLQVNLTKRDSYISLGNESSIEAERNRRLQIFRPAYESLVSLVSFRVQYPQDFQDLSYEDLKEFKHTRYAVADVLIDAASVLGGDSTLKILYMKLFEAVGRYQNDGQNEWRLAEAALFCIRAISNYVSIVEAEVMPQVMTLLPKLTQHPQLLQTVCLTIGAYSKWLDSAPNGPSILPSVIEILMSGMGTSEDSAAAAALAFRHICDDCRKKLCGYVEGLFHIYRIAVNGEGGFKVSAEDSLHLVEALSMVITELPIDHAKRPLEELCLPVVSPLQEIVNQGPEVINKKTARELTVHIDRFAYIFRYVCHPEAVADAIQKLWPIFKAIFDLRAWDMRTMESLCRACKYAVRTSGRYMGITIGAMLEEIQGLYKQHHQPCFLYLSSEVIKIFGSDPSCANYLKSLIETLFMQTTHLLTNIQEFTARPDIADDCFLLASRCIRYCPHLFIPSAIFPSLVDCSMIGVTVQHREASNSILTFLSDIFDVANSSKGEQYLPIRNAVIIPRGLTITRILIASLTGALPSSRLEQVTYTLLALTRAYGAQAVEWANQSVSLIPSTAVTENERSRFLTALSDAASGVNINALTVPIEELSDVCRRNRTVQEIVQGALRPLELNITAPSVS